The Paenibacillus sp. MBLB1832 genome has a window encoding:
- a CDS encoding extracellular solute-binding protein, translated as MRNKLHGRELRWLGRCLIGLTILAVLSACQNSGSSLTNSNQDTKPIISIMAPLHFPHPPIDELVKEIEKRTQTKLDVNWVPDGIYTDKMNTALTTNSLKKATYVKYTDYMLMKNSIRSGAFWDIGPYLSAYPNLKQLNKEILGQTAVDGKIYGLYTERPSSRQGIIIREDWLKKLKLSKPTNLDQLHDVLKAFTYGDPDGDGKDDTVGLTDRNDLVFGAFKTISSYFGAPNNWDATNGKFVPEFEAQAYMDAMNFMKKLYEEKLINSDFAVTSKEVQRDKLIHGNAGVYIGSMQDVQRLSDEAQMVNPEARFTLVNHIEGPKGFQIWSIPNYSALYLFSKKAIRTEVELKQMLQFFDRSMDKDVANLMKYGLEGRHYTAKNGQVQLSEETSKIRVNEVNALYALMIADLKNPNVMPIAQSESLSELADTLSLDNEKYAVKDPSLGIESKTYDERGVELYKIISDATYNYMLGKLDKAGFQQEVERWRRSGGNQMISEYNEAYAKRK; from the coding sequence ATGAGAAATAAGTTGCATGGCCGGGAACTCCGGTGGTTGGGACGATGTTTAATTGGGTTAACGATTCTAGCGGTGTTGAGTGCTTGTCAAAACAGCGGCTCATCTCTAACGAACAGCAATCAAGATACGAAGCCTATCATTTCTATTATGGCACCGCTTCATTTTCCGCATCCGCCAATTGATGAGTTGGTTAAAGAGATCGAGAAGCGCACCCAAACGAAGCTAGATGTGAACTGGGTGCCAGATGGCATTTATACGGATAAAATGAACACAGCCCTCACAACGAATTCGCTCAAAAAGGCGACCTACGTGAAATATACGGATTATATGTTGATGAAAAATTCAATCCGCTCTGGCGCGTTCTGGGATATTGGACCGTACTTGTCGGCGTATCCGAATTTGAAGCAGTTGAATAAGGAAATTCTTGGACAGACGGCTGTGGATGGCAAAATCTACGGTTTATACACCGAGCGACCGTCCTCTCGGCAGGGGATTATTATTCGGGAGGATTGGCTGAAGAAACTGAAGCTGAGCAAACCGACGAATTTGGATCAGCTGCATGATGTGCTCAAAGCGTTCACCTATGGCGACCCCGACGGGGATGGAAAGGATGACACGGTGGGCTTGACGGACCGCAATGATCTGGTGTTCGGTGCCTTCAAAACGATCAGCTCCTATTTCGGAGCACCGAATAATTGGGACGCAACTAATGGGAAGTTCGTACCGGAGTTCGAAGCGCAAGCCTATATGGATGCGATGAATTTCATGAAGAAGCTGTATGAGGAGAAGTTGATTAATTCAGATTTTGCTGTAACCAGTAAAGAAGTGCAACGGGATAAGCTGATCCATGGGAATGCTGGGGTGTATATCGGGAGTATGCAAGATGTGCAGCGGCTGTCGGATGAGGCGCAAATGGTGAATCCGGAGGCTCGTTTTACACTGGTGAATCATATTGAGGGTCCGAAAGGGTTCCAGATCTGGTCGATTCCGAATTACAGTGCCTTATATTTGTTCTCCAAAAAAGCGATTCGTACGGAGGTGGAGCTGAAGCAGATGCTGCAATTTTTTGATCGGTCGATGGATAAGGATGTCGCGAATCTCATGAAATATGGGCTGGAAGGGCGTCATTACACGGCGAAAAATGGGCAGGTCCAGCTCTCCGAAGAAACGTCGAAAATTCGTGTGAATGAAGTGAATGCGCTCTACGCGCTGATGATTGCGGATTTGAAGAATCCGAATGTCATGCCGATCGCGCAAAGTGAATCGCTGTCCGAGCTGGCGGATACGCTGAGCTTGGATAACGAGAAGTACGCCGTGAAGGACCCGTCGCTCGGCATCGAATCGAAGACCTATGACGAGCGTGGCGTCGAATTGTACAAAATCATCTCCGATGCCACCTACAACTACATGCTGGGCAAGCTGGATAAGGCTGGTTTCCAGCAGGAGGTTGAGCGTTGGCGGCGCAGTGGCGGCAATCAGATGATTAGCGAGTATAACGAGGCGTATGCGAAGCGGAAGTAA